Proteins encoded by one window of Salmonirosea aquatica:
- a CDS encoding cation-translocating P-type ATPase has translation MNYHNATPDEVFKKLTTQKNGLAHEEARKRLEEYGANELEGKSGKSIGRLILNQFLDVMILILLAAAVVSVLVGEATDAIVILVIVVLNAIIGFVQEYRAEKAIEALRSMSAPEALVRRDGTEKKVEAIDLVPGDVVLLEAGNLVPADLRLYEAASLKIEEAALTGESEAVTKKTEAIADEDPPLGDRFNMAYKGTLVKDGRAEGIVVATGMKTEMGRIAQMLDESDSETPLQKRLATFGKQLSLGVVVICALLYGVGLLRGEDPLRMLLTAISLAVAAIPEALPAVVTIALALGAKRMVKQNALIRQLPAVETLGSVTYVCSDKTGTITQNQMTVQEFWQPEEVALPEATELTKEQLLLLCMALNHDVKKDEEGTYLGDPTEIALVEYVRQQESYQEDWATQYPRADEVPFDSTRKRMTTIHEFGDRYLVITKGASEAMDDVSVQEAGPILNRAEQLAHQGMRVISYSYKILDSLPKDHNPDTAESDLDFVGMVAMIDPPREAVQDAIAECFDAGITPVMITGDHPATAKAIATRVGILRKESDKVITGKELANLSPEQFEQEVESIKVYARVSPEQKLNIVTALQKRHQFVAMTGDGVNDAPALKKANIGIAMGITGTDVTKEASHMILLDDNFATILKAVREGRRIYDNIRKFIKYTLTSNAGEIWTIFLAPVLGLPIPLLPIHILWVNLVTDGLPGLALAAEPVEKNTMKRPPHNPRAGIFDRALTVHIGWVGVLIGVICLGTQYLAMELDNPKWRTMVFTVLSLSQLGHALAIRSGTVSLFRQGLGSNWQLTLAVAFTIALQLAVIYVPFLQDLFHTKALAWQEMGICLAVSSIIFWAVEIEKWIKRSRAVI, from the coding sequence ATGAACTACCACAATGCTACCCCCGACGAGGTATTTAAAAAATTAACCACCCAAAAGAATGGCCTCGCCCACGAAGAAGCCCGGAAACGGCTCGAAGAGTACGGGGCCAACGAACTGGAAGGAAAGTCCGGTAAGTCGATCGGACGCCTGATTCTGAATCAGTTTCTGGATGTCATGATCCTGATCCTGCTGGCCGCGGCCGTAGTTTCGGTGCTGGTGGGCGAAGCCACCGACGCTATTGTGATTCTGGTCATCGTGGTACTGAACGCCATCATCGGTTTTGTGCAGGAATACCGCGCCGAAAAGGCCATCGAAGCGCTCCGCTCGATGTCTGCTCCCGAAGCGCTTGTACGTCGGGACGGCACCGAAAAAAAAGTGGAAGCAATCGACCTGGTGCCGGGCGATGTAGTACTGCTGGAGGCGGGAAACCTGGTACCTGCCGACCTGCGGCTGTACGAAGCCGCGTCGCTCAAAATAGAAGAAGCCGCCCTCACGGGCGAGTCGGAAGCGGTCACTAAAAAGACGGAGGCCATTGCCGATGAAGATCCTCCCCTGGGCGACCGCTTCAACATGGCCTACAAGGGTACCCTCGTCAAGGACGGCCGGGCGGAAGGGATCGTGGTGGCCACCGGCATGAAAACCGAGATGGGGCGCATTGCACAGATGCTCGACGAAAGCGACAGCGAAACGCCTCTGCAAAAACGACTGGCCACCTTTGGCAAGCAACTCTCGCTGGGTGTCGTTGTGATCTGTGCGCTGCTGTATGGCGTGGGCCTGCTCCGGGGCGAAGACCCGCTCCGTATGTTACTGACGGCCATTTCGCTGGCGGTGGCAGCCATTCCCGAAGCCCTGCCGGCGGTGGTGACCATTGCCCTGGCATTGGGAGCCAAACGGATGGTCAAGCAAAACGCCCTGATCCGGCAACTGCCGGCGGTAGAGACCCTGGGTTCGGTGACGTACGTGTGTTCGGACAAAACCGGTACCATTACCCAAAACCAGATGACCGTACAGGAATTCTGGCAGCCCGAAGAGGTAGCCCTGCCCGAAGCGACCGAACTGACCAAAGAACAACTGCTCCTGCTGTGCATGGCTTTGAATCATGACGTCAAAAAAGATGAAGAGGGTACCTACCTGGGTGATCCTACGGAAATCGCTTTGGTGGAGTACGTCCGCCAGCAGGAAAGCTATCAGGAAGACTGGGCGACGCAGTACCCCCGGGCCGATGAGGTTCCCTTTGATTCGACCCGCAAGCGCATGACCACGATCCATGAGTTTGGCGACAGGTACCTGGTCATTACCAAAGGCGCTTCGGAAGCAATGGACGATGTTTCCGTGCAGGAAGCGGGGCCCATACTGAATCGGGCGGAACAACTGGCCCATCAGGGCATGCGGGTGATTTCGTATAGTTACAAGATTTTGGATAGTCTCCCAAAGGATCACAATCCTGACACCGCCGAGTCTGATTTGGACTTTGTGGGTATGGTGGCCATGATCGACCCACCCCGCGAGGCCGTGCAGGATGCGATCGCCGAGTGTTTCGACGCCGGTATTACGCCCGTGATGATTACCGGCGACCACCCGGCTACGGCTAAAGCCATTGCGACCAGGGTAGGTATACTGCGGAAGGAAAGCGACAAGGTAATTACCGGCAAAGAGTTGGCCAACCTATCCCCCGAGCAGTTCGAGCAGGAAGTGGAATCCATCAAAGTGTACGCGCGGGTATCCCCCGAACAAAAACTGAATATCGTAACGGCCCTTCAAAAAAGGCATCAGTTTGTGGCCATGACCGGCGATGGGGTCAACGATGCTCCGGCGTTGAAAAAGGCCAATATCGGTATCGCAATGGGTATTACGGGCACGGACGTGACCAAAGAGGCCTCCCACATGATTTTGCTGGACGATAACTTTGCCACTATTCTGAAGGCGGTGCGCGAGGGACGGCGGATATATGACAACATCCGGAAATTCATCAAGTACACGCTCACCAGCAACGCGGGTGAAATCTGGACTATTTTTCTGGCTCCTGTGCTAGGCCTTCCCATACCCTTATTACCTATCCATATTCTGTGGGTCAATCTGGTGACCGACGGGCTTCCGGGTTTGGCACTGGCGGCCGAGCCAGTGGAAAAAAACACCATGAAGCGGCCCCCGCACAACCCCAGGGCCGGCATTTTCGACCGGGCCCTTACGGTGCATATCGGCTGGGTCGGGGTACTCATCGGGGTAATTTGCCTGGGTACCCAGTATCTCGCGATGGAGCTGGACAATCCAAAATGGCGTACCATGGTGTTCACCGTACTTTCACTCAGCCAGCTTGGGCATGCGCTCGCCATCCGTAGCGGCACAGTGTCTCTGTTCCGGCAGGGGCTGGGCAGCAACTGGCAGCTTACCCTCGCCGTAGCATTCACAATTGCCTTACAATTGGCGGTCATTTATGTTCCTTTTTTGCAGGACTTATTCCATACCAAGGCGCTGGCTTGGCAGGAAATGGGTATCTGCTTGGCCGTGTCCAGCATAATCTTCTGGGCAGTAGAGATAGAGAAATGGATCAAGCGTAGCAGGGCGGTGATATAA
- a CDS encoding lactonase family protein, producing MKLTLLILSIALAATAQAQPSTARFYVGTGTKGPESAITLCELNLKDGTMSIVDTFHSVQGPGYVSLSPDQKYLYSVNQDHTIAAFAVGKGGTLTYLDKQPAEGVNPCHVSVHPSGKMAFLANYTSGTWAAYPIAANGGVEAASATFTFTGSGPDKSRQEKPHAHCAMPSPNGKYVYISDLGTDRLMNYVVDAKSGKVSPNPAQNYFSTQPGAGPRHLTFHPSGRYLYLLNEMKATLTVCAVDANGVVKEIETVNTVPADFSGKNTAAAVHVHPNGKFVYASNRGYNAIHAYEIQKDGSLKSAGEAREGISTPRDFNFDPSGRYMVVGNQTTNDLVVYKVDPKTGGMTFLSKSISLKDPICFVFLK from the coding sequence ATGAAACTTACCCTTCTTATCCTTAGCATAGCCCTCGCCGCAACCGCCCAAGCCCAGCCATCTACCGCCCGCTTCTACGTCGGAACCGGCACCAAAGGGCCCGAGTCGGCCATTACGCTTTGTGAATTGAATCTGAAAGATGGTACCATGAGCATCGTCGATACCTTCCATAGCGTGCAGGGGCCGGGCTACGTCAGCCTGTCGCCCGATCAGAAGTACCTCTACTCCGTCAATCAGGACCATACCATTGCCGCCTTTGCGGTAGGCAAAGGGGGTACCCTCACCTATCTCGACAAGCAGCCCGCCGAGGGCGTCAATCCCTGTCATGTCTCGGTGCATCCTTCGGGCAAAATGGCCTTCCTGGCCAACTACACCAGCGGTACCTGGGCCGCCTATCCGATTGCCGCCAACGGCGGAGTCGAGGCGGCTTCGGCCACCTTCACCTTTACGGGTTCGGGGCCGGATAAATCGCGGCAGGAGAAGCCCCACGCCCACTGCGCCATGCCCTCACCCAATGGGAAGTACGTCTACATCAGCGACCTGGGTACCGACCGGCTGATGAACTACGTAGTGGATGCCAAAAGCGGAAAAGTATCGCCCAACCCGGCCCAGAACTACTTCTCGACCCAGCCGGGGGCGGGTCCGCGCCATCTGACTTTCCATCCCTCGGGAAGGTACCTCTACCTGCTCAACGAAATGAAAGCTACCCTGACCGTCTGCGCCGTGGATGCCAACGGCGTAGTGAAGGAAATCGAAACCGTAAATACCGTTCCGGCTGATTTTTCGGGCAAGAATACGGCCGCAGCGGTACACGTACACCCCAATGGTAAATTTGTCTACGCTTCCAACCGGGGCTACAACGCCATCCACGCCTACGAAATCCAGAAGGACGGATCACTCAAAAGCGCGGGCGAAGCGCGCGAAGGCATCAGTACGCCCCGTGATTTCAATTTCGATCCTTCGGGACGGTACATGGTCGTGGGGAATCAGACAACGAATGACCTGGTGGTGTACAAGGTAGACCCCAAAACCGGCGGCATGACCTTCCTGAGCAAGAGCATTTCTCTGAAAGATCCCATCTGTTTCGTCTTTCTGAAATAA
- a CDS encoding DUF2281 domain-containing protein: protein MTFGQQSGRNHQKLNFRFGSWKGMFVMDPDFDEPLNDFKKYMQ from the coding sequence TTGACTTTTGGGCAACAAAGCGGAAGAAATCACCAAAAATTAAATTTCAGATTTGGCAGTTGGAAAGGAATGTTCGTAATGGATCCTGACTTTGACGAGCCGTTGAATGATTTTAAGAAATATATGCAATGA
- a CDS encoding argonaute/piwi family protein, producing the protein MEISLLKEPILQFQNGEHICPRTGIYKFGVADFENVRPDKIVLGFVGNSDSIGSIISWIKSCKNHIEPKKSNQPNLFMNFPGFNDKVAFKSEITYDESYIRKINNSIFEKAKKSSEDIDDLIIKAVDLFLTEIKFLAKNKNPDVILCVLDEKFTNMIYGTKNTKVDEDDEDNLSMEINFRRLLKAKAMEYNIPIQIVRDRIVKPAKEMQDEATIAWNFFTALYYKASGTPWALKKNANSNTCFAGISFYKSRDKSTTQTSVTQIFNEQGNGVILRGTPVKESKKDKQPHLSEQQAFDLLYNSLKEYYEAVKIYPQRLVIHKSSNYSEEEIEGFEKVAEKMNINSLDLVTIMPTNFRLYREGNYPPLRGTMLSLDKQRHFLYTRGFVDYYGTYPGSYIPSPIEIRLFSYDESPERICNEILALTKMNWNNTQFDRKFPITIDCSRNVGEILKYLGEDQKPQIKYSFYM; encoded by the coding sequence ATGGAAATTAGTTTACTTAAAGAACCAATCTTACAATTCCAAAATGGTGAACATATATGTCCAAGAACGGGAATATATAAATTTGGGGTCGCAGATTTTGAAAATGTTCGTCCTGATAAAATTGTTTTAGGCTTTGTTGGAAACAGTGACAGTATTGGAAGTATAATCAGTTGGATAAAATCCTGCAAAAATCATATTGAGCCCAAAAAGAGTAACCAACCTAATCTATTTATGAATTTTCCGGGGTTCAATGACAAAGTGGCTTTCAAAAGCGAAATCACTTATGACGAATCTTATATCCGAAAAATAAATAATTCAATTTTTGAAAAAGCAAAAAAATCATCTGAAGACATTGATGATTTAATCATAAAAGCTGTAGACTTATTCCTAACTGAAATAAAGTTTCTTGCAAAGAATAAGAACCCTGATGTTATTCTTTGTGTTTTAGATGAAAAATTTACCAATATGATTTATGGCACTAAAAATACAAAGGTTGACGAAGATGACGAAGACAATCTTTCGATGGAAATAAATTTTAGGCGTCTATTAAAAGCCAAAGCAATGGAATATAATATTCCAATTCAAATAGTACGGGATAGAATAGTTAAGCCAGCGAAAGAAATGCAAGATGAGGCTACAATAGCTTGGAACTTCTTTACCGCACTATATTATAAAGCTTCAGGTACACCTTGGGCTTTAAAGAAAAATGCAAACAGTAATACCTGTTTTGCCGGGATAAGCTTCTATAAAAGCAGAGATAAATCAACCACACAAACTAGTGTTACCCAAATATTTAATGAGCAAGGTAATGGAGTAATTTTAAGGGGGACACCTGTAAAAGAAAGTAAAAAGGATAAGCAGCCACATTTATCAGAACAACAGGCTTTTGATTTACTCTATAATTCACTTAAAGAATATTATGAAGCAGTTAAAATTTATCCTCAAAGGTTAGTAATACACAAAAGTTCTAATTATTCAGAAGAAGAAATTGAAGGTTTTGAAAAAGTTGCAGAAAAAATGAATATTAATTCGTTGGATTTAGTGACGATTATGCCAACGAATTTTAGACTATATAGAGAAGGCAACTACCCGCCCCTTAGAGGAACTATGTTAAGTCTTGATAAGCAAAGACATTTTTTATACACAAGAGGCTTTGTTGATTATTATGGAACTTACCCTGGAAGCTATATTCCAAGCCCAATTGAAATAAGGCTATTTTCTTATGATGAGTCACCAGAGCGAATCTGTAATGAAATATTAGCTTTAACAAAAATGAATTGGAACAATACACAATTTGACAGAAAGTTCCCTATAACGATCGACTGTAGTAGAAACGTTGGAGAAATTTTAAAGTATTTGGGAGAAGACCAGAAACCACAAATAAAGTATAGTTTTTATATGTAA
- a CDS encoding SMEK domain-containing protein produces MNKKKTIDRIAELIARFRAEVETLNSVNLYDINIHAENILIPILNYIYGLNLKNANLEEKNYSAIDLIDIENRVAIQVTSTADTEKIKHTLEQYKKHKERDEFDSLLIYIITKKQKTYRDKKFDEIINDEFEFESSKNILDFENLIIELNSWISIPKIQEVLDLFEQEFTEQKIDYRKYILENKDKLVTETLYPNLLEIELPKTIYIGTIGVNRDEIITKSWETKYKLRKSASDRSVLNRAFEYYGISYSRDWHVFEKKIISFKPLDKNSEPLSNLVETGTVEEFTLDEFATSGYKYELALSSLIDNTIQELTSKKEIQWLRKERMFRFRPPKFLKSKKITWKNKKTATRTVVKEVWNKEKTQITHFQQLSFKIQSFLSESKWFLAITPTWSYTYDGYQAHKFESDLITQKKKLESNNSVYQHFMFISYCLSNKVSENEEDYNIINFKEAFKLPLTYKSDYGN; encoded by the coding sequence ATGAATAAAAAAAAGACAATAGATAGAATTGCTGAACTAATCGCAAGGTTTAGGGCTGAGGTAGAAACTTTAAATAGTGTAAACCTTTATGATATTAATATTCACGCAGAAAATATTCTTATCCCAATCTTAAATTATATATACGGATTAAACTTAAAAAACGCCAATCTAGAAGAAAAAAATTACTCCGCAATAGATTTAATCGATATCGAAAACCGAGTTGCTATTCAAGTAACTTCAACAGCAGATACGGAAAAGATAAAACACACACTTGAACAATATAAGAAGCATAAAGAAAGAGACGAATTTGACTCTTTGCTTATTTATATTATAACCAAAAAGCAAAAAACTTATAGAGATAAAAAGTTTGATGAAATTATCAATGATGAGTTTGAATTCGAATCATCAAAAAACATATTAGATTTTGAAAATCTAATTATTGAGTTAAATTCTTGGATCTCTATACCAAAAATTCAAGAAGTTCTTGATTTGTTTGAACAGGAGTTCACTGAACAAAAAATTGACTATAGAAAATATATCTTAGAAAATAAGGACAAGTTAGTAACTGAGACACTTTATCCCAATCTATTAGAAATAGAACTGCCTAAAACAATATATATTGGTACAATTGGAGTAAACAGGGACGAAATAATCACAAAATCTTGGGAAACTAAATACAAATTACGAAAAAGTGCATCAGATAGGAGTGTTTTAAATAGAGCTTTTGAATATTATGGCATTTCTTATTCGAGAGATTGGCACGTTTTTGAAAAAAAAATCATCTCCTTCAAGCCATTAGATAAGAACTCCGAACCACTAAGTAACTTAGTTGAAACAGGAACTGTAGAAGAGTTTACTCTAGACGAATTTGCCACAAGTGGATATAAATATGAATTAGCATTATCAAGTTTAATAGATAATACAATACAAGAACTAACATCTAAGAAAGAGATTCAATGGCTTAGAAAAGAGAGAATGTTTAGGTTTCGACCACCTAAATTCCTTAAATCTAAAAAGATTACTTGGAAGAATAAAAAAACAGCAACTAGAACAGTCGTAAAAGAGGTTTGGAATAAAGAAAAAACACAAATAACTCATTTTCAGCAATTATCATTTAAGATTCAATCGTTTTTATCAGAGTCTAAGTGGTTTCTGGCGATAACACCAACTTGGAGTTATACATACGATGGTTATCAAGCTCACAAATTTGAAAGTGATTTAATTACTCAAAAAAAGAAACTCGAATCAAATAATTCAGTCTATCAGCATTTCATGTTTATTTCTTATTGCTTAAGTAATAAAGTAAGCGAGAATGAGGAAGACTATAACATTATAAATTTTAAAGAAGCTTTCAAACTTCCGTTAACCTACAAAAGTGATTATGGAAATTAG